One Oncorhynchus masou masou isolate Uvic2021 chromosome 18, UVic_Omas_1.1, whole genome shotgun sequence DNA window includes the following coding sequences:
- the LOC135504121 gene encoding uncharacterized protein LOC135504121 isoform X4, with protein MKSLTIVIKDLYRISSFCLSSYCTVLSCLCRAHAQMVALEMSRRFSISNNINNKAHHSKDLFTFLLEEDHARSLPSMAAQTENGFLHLKQYLKEMSSMRQALNTGRPLVICLRDQDRLPPLPKKTSPRSTNDKIAADIECTMSIKQHAPAKEEILRRIKFRRDEHIIEKLQWIYKILCGLTNMRNRDLKTLLPLASGYVNIIMKDTDKTNVLLKNSQRCLIPFAPEDMNINPDLWESFINHQDQEPKSPSAKFAGCKPVQLGLRRKAGLKEVENETGDLPPWLNLLLDENTTYEKDPQKPKNRHDMLERVRTKFIEIQRSMNNQMETDMFEKKIHREERMRTLLDALMASRKETSLPMLLSSLKHELREPKSALLFWYEILKSDVSELSDDRDFEYRTILQKIGQFHNFSHKKLPYSKLLQPAMQDALMFLTENVFQLLPRQLKHWYQYLKLPFYDTS; from the exons ATGAAATCGCTTACAATTGTGATAAAGGATTTATATCGGATAAGCAGTTTCTgcctatcttcatactgtactgtcttatCTTGTTTGTGCCGCGCGCATGCTCAGATGGTGGCCTTGGAGATGTCGAGAAGATTTAGCATTAGCAATAATATAAATAACAAAGCACACCACAGCAAAG ATTTGTTTACATTTCTTTTAGAGGAGGACCATGCCAGATCTCTACCCTCCATGGCCGCACAAACTGAAAATGGGTTTTTACATCTGAAACAGTACCTGAAAGAGATGTCCTCCATGAGACAAGCTTTGAACACAGGTCGTCCCTTGGTAATTTGCTTGAGGGACCAG GATAGACTTCCACCCCTACCAAAGAAAACCTCACCCAGATCTACTAATGACAAGATTGCTGCAG ATATAGAATGCACCATGTCAATAAAGCAGCATGCTCCAGCAAAAGAGGAAATATTAAG AAGGATAAAATTCAGGAGGGACGAGCACATAATAGAGAAGCTTCAGTGGATCTACAAGATACTTTGTGGCTTAACTAACATGAGGAATAGAGACCTGAAAACACTG TTGCCTCTTGCAAGTGGGTATGTGAACATCATCATGAAAGACACAGATAAAACCAATGTTCTTTTGAAGAACTCTCAGAG GTGTCTGATTCCATTTGCACCTGAGGACATGAACATCAACCCAGACTTGTGGGAGTCATTCATCAATCACCAAGACCAAG aGCCAAAATCACCCTCCGCTAAGTTTGCTGG TTGTAAGCCTGTCCAGTTAGGACTCAGAAGGAAGGCAGGTCTAAAGGAGGTAGAGAATGAAACTGGGGACCTACCTCCTTGGCTGAACCTGCTCTTGGATGAGAACA CCACATATGAGAAGGATCCTCAGAA accaaagaacagacaTGATATGCTGGAACGTGTCAGAACAAAGTTCATCGAAATTCAGAGATCTATGAACAATCAAATGGAGACAGACATGTTTGAGAAGAAAAT acacagagaggagagaatgaggactCTCCTGGATGCATTGATGGCCTCAAGGAAGGAGACAAGCCTACCTATGCTGCTCTCCTCACTAAAACATGAGCTCAGGGAACCAAAATCTGCGCTTTTATTTTG GTACGAAATCCTGAAGAGCGATGTCTCAGAATTGTCTGATGACAGGGACTTTGAGTACAGGACCATCCTGCAGAAGATCGGCCAATTCCACAACTTCTCTCACAAGAAGTTGCCCTACTCAAAG CTTCTCCAACCAGCCATGCAAGATGCTCTGATGTTCCTCACTGAGAACGTCTTCCAGCTCCTACCCCGACAACTCAAGCACTGGTATCAGTATCTCAAACTGCCCTTTTATGACACCTCCTAA
- the LOC135504121 gene encoding uncharacterized protein LOC135504121 isoform X6, with amino-acid sequence MKSLTIVIKDLYRISSFCLSSYCTVLSCLCRAHAQMVALEMSRRFSISNNINNKAHHSKDLFTFLLEEDHARSLPSMAAQTENGFLHLKQYLKEMSSMRQALNTGRPLVICLRDQDRLPPLPKKTSPRSTNDKIAADIECTMSIKQHAPAKEEILRRIKFRRDEHIIEKLQWIYKILCGLTNMRNRDLKTLLPLASGYVNIIMKDTDKTNVLLKNSQRCLIPFAPEDMNINPDLWESFINHQDQEPKSPSAKFAGPKNRHDMLERVRTKFIEIQRSMNNQMETDMFEKKIHREERMRTLLDALMASRKETSLPMLLSSLKHELREPKSALLFWYEILKSDVSELSDDRDFEYRTILQKIGQFHNFSHKKLPYSKEKFCLLVLSLPSNQLLQPAMQDALMFLTENVFQLLPRQLKHWYQYLKLPFYDTS; translated from the exons ATGAAATCGCTTACAATTGTGATAAAGGATTTATATCGGATAAGCAGTTTCTgcctatcttcatactgtactgtcttatCTTGTTTGTGCCGCGCGCATGCTCAGATGGTGGCCTTGGAGATGTCGAGAAGATTTAGCATTAGCAATAATATAAATAACAAAGCACACCACAGCAAAG ATTTGTTTACATTTCTTTTAGAGGAGGACCATGCCAGATCTCTACCCTCCATGGCCGCACAAACTGAAAATGGGTTTTTACATCTGAAACAGTACCTGAAAGAGATGTCCTCCATGAGACAAGCTTTGAACACAGGTCGTCCCTTGGTAATTTGCTTGAGGGACCAG GATAGACTTCCACCCCTACCAAAGAAAACCTCACCCAGATCTACTAATGACAAGATTGCTGCAG ATATAGAATGCACCATGTCAATAAAGCAGCATGCTCCAGCAAAAGAGGAAATATTAAG AAGGATAAAATTCAGGAGGGACGAGCACATAATAGAGAAGCTTCAGTGGATCTACAAGATACTTTGTGGCTTAACTAACATGAGGAATAGAGACCTGAAAACACTG TTGCCTCTTGCAAGTGGGTATGTGAACATCATCATGAAAGACACAGATAAAACCAATGTTCTTTTGAAGAACTCTCAGAG GTGTCTGATTCCATTTGCACCTGAGGACATGAACATCAACCCAGACTTGTGGGAGTCATTCATCAATCACCAAGACCAAG aGCCAAAATCACCCTCCGCTAAGTTTGCTGG accaaagaacagacaTGATATGCTGGAACGTGTCAGAACAAAGTTCATCGAAATTCAGAGATCTATGAACAATCAAATGGAGACAGACATGTTTGAGAAGAAAAT acacagagaggagagaatgaggactCTCCTGGATGCATTGATGGCCTCAAGGAAGGAGACAAGCCTACCTATGCTGCTCTCCTCACTAAAACATGAGCTCAGGGAACCAAAATCTGCGCTTTTATTTTG GTACGAAATCCTGAAGAGCGATGTCTCAGAATTGTCTGATGACAGGGACTTTGAGTACAGGACCATCCTGCAGAAGATCGGCCAATTCCACAACTTCTCTCACAAGAAGTTGCCCTACTCAAAG GAGAAATTTTgtctccttgttctctctctgccATCGAATCAGCTTCTCCAACCAGCCATGCAAGATGCTCTGATGTTCCTCACTGAGAACGTCTTCCAGCTCCTACCCCGACAACTCAAGCACTGGTATCAGTATCTCAAACTGCCCTTTTATGACACCTCCTAA
- the LOC135504121 gene encoding uncharacterized protein LOC135504121 isoform X3, translated as MKSLTIVIKDLYRISSFCLSSYCTVLSCLCRAHAQMVALEMSRRFSISNNINNKAHHSKDLFTFLLEEDHARSLPSMAAQTENGFLHLKQYLKEMSSMRQALNTGRPLDRLPPLPKKTSPRSTNDKIAADIECTMSIKQHAPAKEEILRRIKFRRDEHIIEKLQWIYKILCGLTNMRNRDLKTLLPLASGYVNIIMKDTDKTNVLLKNSQRCLIPFAPEDMNINPDLWESFINHQDQEPKSPSAKFAGCKPVQLGLRRKAGLKEVENETGDLPPWLNLLLDENTTYEKDPQKPKNRHDMLERVRTKFIEIQRSMNNQMETDMFEKKIHREERMRTLLDALMASRKETSLPMLLSSLKHELREPKSALLFWYEILKSDVSELSDDRDFEYRTILQKIGQFHNFSHKKLPYSKEKFCLLVLSLPSNQLLQPAMQDALMFLTENVFQLLPRQLKHWYQYLKLPFYDTS; from the exons ATGAAATCGCTTACAATTGTGATAAAGGATTTATATCGGATAAGCAGTTTCTgcctatcttcatactgtactgtcttatCTTGTTTGTGCCGCGCGCATGCTCAGATGGTGGCCTTGGAGATGTCGAGAAGATTTAGCATTAGCAATAATATAAATAACAAAGCACACCACAGCAAAG ATTTGTTTACATTTCTTTTAGAGGAGGACCATGCCAGATCTCTACCCTCCATGGCCGCACAAACTGAAAATGGGTTTTTACATCTGAAACAGTACCTGAAAGAGATGTCCTCCATGAGACAAGCTTTGAACACAGGTCGTCCCTTG GATAGACTTCCACCCCTACCAAAGAAAACCTCACCCAGATCTACTAATGACAAGATTGCTGCAG ATATAGAATGCACCATGTCAATAAAGCAGCATGCTCCAGCAAAAGAGGAAATATTAAG AAGGATAAAATTCAGGAGGGACGAGCACATAATAGAGAAGCTTCAGTGGATCTACAAGATACTTTGTGGCTTAACTAACATGAGGAATAGAGACCTGAAAACACTG TTGCCTCTTGCAAGTGGGTATGTGAACATCATCATGAAAGACACAGATAAAACCAATGTTCTTTTGAAGAACTCTCAGAG GTGTCTGATTCCATTTGCACCTGAGGACATGAACATCAACCCAGACTTGTGGGAGTCATTCATCAATCACCAAGACCAAG aGCCAAAATCACCCTCCGCTAAGTTTGCTGG TTGTAAGCCTGTCCAGTTAGGACTCAGAAGGAAGGCAGGTCTAAAGGAGGTAGAGAATGAAACTGGGGACCTACCTCCTTGGCTGAACCTGCTCTTGGATGAGAACA CCACATATGAGAAGGATCCTCAGAA accaaagaacagacaTGATATGCTGGAACGTGTCAGAACAAAGTTCATCGAAATTCAGAGATCTATGAACAATCAAATGGAGACAGACATGTTTGAGAAGAAAAT acacagagaggagagaatgaggactCTCCTGGATGCATTGATGGCCTCAAGGAAGGAGACAAGCCTACCTATGCTGCTCTCCTCACTAAAACATGAGCTCAGGGAACCAAAATCTGCGCTTTTATTTTG GTACGAAATCCTGAAGAGCGATGTCTCAGAATTGTCTGATGACAGGGACTTTGAGTACAGGACCATCCTGCAGAAGATCGGCCAATTCCACAACTTCTCTCACAAGAAGTTGCCCTACTCAAAG GAGAAATTTTgtctccttgttctctctctgccATCGAATCAGCTTCTCCAACCAGCCATGCAAGATGCTCTGATGTTCCTCACTGAGAACGTCTTCCAGCTCCTACCCCGACAACTCAAGCACTGGTATCAGTATCTCAAACTGCCCTTTTATGACACCTCCTAA
- the LOC135504121 gene encoding uncharacterized protein LOC135504121 isoform X2 — MKSLTIVIKDLYRISSFCLSSYCTVLSCLCRAHAQMVALEMSRRFSISNNINNKAHHSKEEDHARSLPSMAAQTENGFLHLKQYLKEMSSMRQALNTGRPLVICLRDQDRLPPLPKKTSPRSTNDKIAADIECTMSIKQHAPAKEEILRRIKFRRDEHIIEKLQWIYKILCGLTNMRNRDLKTLLPLASGYVNIIMKDTDKTNVLLKNSQRCLIPFAPEDMNINPDLWESFINHQDQEPKSPSAKFAGCKPVQLGLRRKAGLKEVENETGDLPPWLNLLLDENTTYEKDPQKPKNRHDMLERVRTKFIEIQRSMNNQMETDMFEKKIHREERMRTLLDALMASRKETSLPMLLSSLKHELREPKSALLFWYEILKSDVSELSDDRDFEYRTILQKIGQFHNFSHKKLPYSKEKFCLLVLSLPSNQLLQPAMQDALMFLTENVFQLLPRQLKHWYQYLKLPFYDTS, encoded by the exons ATGAAATCGCTTACAATTGTGATAAAGGATTTATATCGGATAAGCAGTTTCTgcctatcttcatactgtactgtcttatCTTGTTTGTGCCGCGCGCATGCTCAGATGGTGGCCTTGGAGATGTCGAGAAGATTTAGCATTAGCAATAATATAAATAACAAAGCACACCACAGCAAAG AGGAGGACCATGCCAGATCTCTACCCTCCATGGCCGCACAAACTGAAAATGGGTTTTTACATCTGAAACAGTACCTGAAAGAGATGTCCTCCATGAGACAAGCTTTGAACACAGGTCGTCCCTTGGTAATTTGCTTGAGGGACCAG GATAGACTTCCACCCCTACCAAAGAAAACCTCACCCAGATCTACTAATGACAAGATTGCTGCAG ATATAGAATGCACCATGTCAATAAAGCAGCATGCTCCAGCAAAAGAGGAAATATTAAG AAGGATAAAATTCAGGAGGGACGAGCACATAATAGAGAAGCTTCAGTGGATCTACAAGATACTTTGTGGCTTAACTAACATGAGGAATAGAGACCTGAAAACACTG TTGCCTCTTGCAAGTGGGTATGTGAACATCATCATGAAAGACACAGATAAAACCAATGTTCTTTTGAAGAACTCTCAGAG GTGTCTGATTCCATTTGCACCTGAGGACATGAACATCAACCCAGACTTGTGGGAGTCATTCATCAATCACCAAGACCAAG aGCCAAAATCACCCTCCGCTAAGTTTGCTGG TTGTAAGCCTGTCCAGTTAGGACTCAGAAGGAAGGCAGGTCTAAAGGAGGTAGAGAATGAAACTGGGGACCTACCTCCTTGGCTGAACCTGCTCTTGGATGAGAACA CCACATATGAGAAGGATCCTCAGAA accaaagaacagacaTGATATGCTGGAACGTGTCAGAACAAAGTTCATCGAAATTCAGAGATCTATGAACAATCAAATGGAGACAGACATGTTTGAGAAGAAAAT acacagagaggagagaatgaggactCTCCTGGATGCATTGATGGCCTCAAGGAAGGAGACAAGCCTACCTATGCTGCTCTCCTCACTAAAACATGAGCTCAGGGAACCAAAATCTGCGCTTTTATTTTG GTACGAAATCCTGAAGAGCGATGTCTCAGAATTGTCTGATGACAGGGACTTTGAGTACAGGACCATCCTGCAGAAGATCGGCCAATTCCACAACTTCTCTCACAAGAAGTTGCCCTACTCAAAG GAGAAATTTTgtctccttgttctctctctgccATCGAATCAGCTTCTCCAACCAGCCATGCAAGATGCTCTGATGTTCCTCACTGAGAACGTCTTCCAGCTCCTACCCCGACAACTCAAGCACTGGTATCAGTATCTCAAACTGCCCTTTTATGACACCTCCTAA
- the LOC135504121 gene encoding uncharacterized protein LOC135504121 isoform X1 has protein sequence MKSLTIVIKDLYRISSFCLSSYCTVLSCLCRAHAQMVALEMSRRFSISNNINNKAHHSKDLFTFLLEEDHARSLPSMAAQTENGFLHLKQYLKEMSSMRQALNTGRPLVICLRDQDRLPPLPKKTSPRSTNDKIAADIECTMSIKQHAPAKEEILRRIKFRRDEHIIEKLQWIYKILCGLTNMRNRDLKTLLPLASGYVNIIMKDTDKTNVLLKNSQRCLIPFAPEDMNINPDLWESFINHQDQEPKSPSAKFAGCKPVQLGLRRKAGLKEVENETGDLPPWLNLLLDENTTYEKDPQKPKNRHDMLERVRTKFIEIQRSMNNQMETDMFEKKIHREERMRTLLDALMASRKETSLPMLLSSLKHELREPKSALLFWYEILKSDVSELSDDRDFEYRTILQKIGQFHNFSHKKLPYSKEKFCLLVLSLPSNQLLQPAMQDALMFLTENVFQLLPRQLKHWYQYLKLPFYDTS, from the exons ATGAAATCGCTTACAATTGTGATAAAGGATTTATATCGGATAAGCAGTTTCTgcctatcttcatactgtactgtcttatCTTGTTTGTGCCGCGCGCATGCTCAGATGGTGGCCTTGGAGATGTCGAGAAGATTTAGCATTAGCAATAATATAAATAACAAAGCACACCACAGCAAAG ATTTGTTTACATTTCTTTTAGAGGAGGACCATGCCAGATCTCTACCCTCCATGGCCGCACAAACTGAAAATGGGTTTTTACATCTGAAACAGTACCTGAAAGAGATGTCCTCCATGAGACAAGCTTTGAACACAGGTCGTCCCTTGGTAATTTGCTTGAGGGACCAG GATAGACTTCCACCCCTACCAAAGAAAACCTCACCCAGATCTACTAATGACAAGATTGCTGCAG ATATAGAATGCACCATGTCAATAAAGCAGCATGCTCCAGCAAAAGAGGAAATATTAAG AAGGATAAAATTCAGGAGGGACGAGCACATAATAGAGAAGCTTCAGTGGATCTACAAGATACTTTGTGGCTTAACTAACATGAGGAATAGAGACCTGAAAACACTG TTGCCTCTTGCAAGTGGGTATGTGAACATCATCATGAAAGACACAGATAAAACCAATGTTCTTTTGAAGAACTCTCAGAG GTGTCTGATTCCATTTGCACCTGAGGACATGAACATCAACCCAGACTTGTGGGAGTCATTCATCAATCACCAAGACCAAG aGCCAAAATCACCCTCCGCTAAGTTTGCTGG TTGTAAGCCTGTCCAGTTAGGACTCAGAAGGAAGGCAGGTCTAAAGGAGGTAGAGAATGAAACTGGGGACCTACCTCCTTGGCTGAACCTGCTCTTGGATGAGAACA CCACATATGAGAAGGATCCTCAGAA accaaagaacagacaTGATATGCTGGAACGTGTCAGAACAAAGTTCATCGAAATTCAGAGATCTATGAACAATCAAATGGAGACAGACATGTTTGAGAAGAAAAT acacagagaggagagaatgaggactCTCCTGGATGCATTGATGGCCTCAAGGAAGGAGACAAGCCTACCTATGCTGCTCTCCTCACTAAAACATGAGCTCAGGGAACCAAAATCTGCGCTTTTATTTTG GTACGAAATCCTGAAGAGCGATGTCTCAGAATTGTCTGATGACAGGGACTTTGAGTACAGGACCATCCTGCAGAAGATCGGCCAATTCCACAACTTCTCTCACAAGAAGTTGCCCTACTCAAAG GAGAAATTTTgtctccttgttctctctctgccATCGAATCAGCTTCTCCAACCAGCCATGCAAGATGCTCTGATGTTCCTCACTGAGAACGTCTTCCAGCTCCTACCCCGACAACTCAAGCACTGGTATCAGTATCTCAAACTGCCCTTTTATGACACCTCCTAA
- the LOC135504121 gene encoding uncharacterized protein LOC135504121 isoform X5, with protein sequence MVALEMSRRFSISNNINNKAHHSKDLFTFLLEEDHARSLPSMAAQTENGFLHLKQYLKEMSSMRQALNTGRPLVICLRDQDRLPPLPKKTSPRSTNDKIAADIECTMSIKQHAPAKEEILRRIKFRRDEHIIEKLQWIYKILCGLTNMRNRDLKTLLPLASGYVNIIMKDTDKTNVLLKNSQRCLIPFAPEDMNINPDLWESFINHQDQEPKSPSAKFAGCKPVQLGLRRKAGLKEVENETGDLPPWLNLLLDENTTYEKDPQKPKNRHDMLERVRTKFIEIQRSMNNQMETDMFEKKIHREERMRTLLDALMASRKETSLPMLLSSLKHELREPKSALLFWYEILKSDVSELSDDRDFEYRTILQKIGQFHNFSHKKLPYSKEKFCLLVLSLPSNQLLQPAMQDALMFLTENVFQLLPRQLKHWYQYLKLPFYDTS encoded by the exons ATGGTGGCCTTGGAGATGTCGAGAAGATTTAGCATTAGCAATAATATAAATAACAAAGCACACCACAGCAAAG ATTTGTTTACATTTCTTTTAGAGGAGGACCATGCCAGATCTCTACCCTCCATGGCCGCACAAACTGAAAATGGGTTTTTACATCTGAAACAGTACCTGAAAGAGATGTCCTCCATGAGACAAGCTTTGAACACAGGTCGTCCCTTGGTAATTTGCTTGAGGGACCAG GATAGACTTCCACCCCTACCAAAGAAAACCTCACCCAGATCTACTAATGACAAGATTGCTGCAG ATATAGAATGCACCATGTCAATAAAGCAGCATGCTCCAGCAAAAGAGGAAATATTAAG AAGGATAAAATTCAGGAGGGACGAGCACATAATAGAGAAGCTTCAGTGGATCTACAAGATACTTTGTGGCTTAACTAACATGAGGAATAGAGACCTGAAAACACTG TTGCCTCTTGCAAGTGGGTATGTGAACATCATCATGAAAGACACAGATAAAACCAATGTTCTTTTGAAGAACTCTCAGAG GTGTCTGATTCCATTTGCACCTGAGGACATGAACATCAACCCAGACTTGTGGGAGTCATTCATCAATCACCAAGACCAAG aGCCAAAATCACCCTCCGCTAAGTTTGCTGG TTGTAAGCCTGTCCAGTTAGGACTCAGAAGGAAGGCAGGTCTAAAGGAGGTAGAGAATGAAACTGGGGACCTACCTCCTTGGCTGAACCTGCTCTTGGATGAGAACA CCACATATGAGAAGGATCCTCAGAA accaaagaacagacaTGATATGCTGGAACGTGTCAGAACAAAGTTCATCGAAATTCAGAGATCTATGAACAATCAAATGGAGACAGACATGTTTGAGAAGAAAAT acacagagaggagagaatgaggactCTCCTGGATGCATTGATGGCCTCAAGGAAGGAGACAAGCCTACCTATGCTGCTCTCCTCACTAAAACATGAGCTCAGGGAACCAAAATCTGCGCTTTTATTTTG GTACGAAATCCTGAAGAGCGATGTCTCAGAATTGTCTGATGACAGGGACTTTGAGTACAGGACCATCCTGCAGAAGATCGGCCAATTCCACAACTTCTCTCACAAGAAGTTGCCCTACTCAAAG GAGAAATTTTgtctccttgttctctctctgccATCGAATCAGCTTCTCCAACCAGCCATGCAAGATGCTCTGATGTTCCTCACTGAGAACGTCTTCCAGCTCCTACCCCGACAACTCAAGCACTGGTATCAGTATCTCAAACTGCCCTTTTATGACACCTCCTAA